In Gammaproteobacteria bacterium (ex Lamellibrachia satsuma), a single genomic region encodes these proteins:
- a CDS encoding protein-L-isoaspartate(D-aspartate) O-methyltransferase, with the protein MRPEHQGIGMTSPRTRERLIQRLRQNGIRDLRVLEAMRNTPRHIFVDEALASRAYEDTALPIGHGQTISQPYIVARMTEVLLEGGVMDKVLEIGTGSGYQCAILAQLVSRVHSVERIGALQERARIRLRDMGLRNIRLKHSDGGIGLPEYAPFDGILVTAAPEGIPRALLDQLNPGGRLVLPSKSEGRQILLRVTRTSRGFEQEQLEAVNFVPLQGGVL; encoded by the coding sequence ATGCGTCCCGAGCATCAGGGTATAGGTATGACCTCTCCACGTACCCGGGAGCGCCTGATTCAACGCCTCAGACAGAACGGTATCCGCGATCTGCGTGTCCTCGAGGCGATGCGCAATACGCCGCGGCATATATTCGTCGACGAAGCCCTGGCCAGCCGGGCCTACGAGGATACTGCGCTGCCGATCGGCCATGGCCAGACCATATCCCAGCCCTACATTGTGGCCCGTATGACGGAAGTCCTATTGGAGGGGGGGGTGATGGACAAGGTGCTTGAGATCGGGACCGGATCCGGCTATCAATGTGCGATTCTTGCACAGCTGGTATCCCGTGTGCACAGTGTGGAACGAATCGGCGCCTTGCAGGAGCGCGCCCGGATACGGCTTCGTGATATGGGTTTGCGTAATATCCGCCTGAAACACAGTGACGGCGGCATCGGCCTGCCGGAGTATGCACCTTTTGATGGCATCCTGGTCACCGCCGCGCCCGAGGGTATTCCCCGCGCTCTGCTGGATCAGCTGAATCCTGGTGGGCGGCTGGTTTTGCCGAGCAAATCGGAAGGTCGACAGATCTTGTTACGGGTGACCCGTACGTCACGCGGTTTTGAACAGGAACAGCTCGAAGCGGTCAACTTCGTACCCTTACAAGGAGGGGTGCTTTAA
- the surE gene encoding 5'/3'-nucleotidase SurE: MKILLSNDDGYQAPGLQALAERLSELGEILVVAPERDRSGASNSLTLDHPLRPRTMDNGFIRVDGTPTDCVHLAITGLLHEEPDIVVSGINSGANMGDDVLYSGTVAAATEGRFLGLPAVAVSMNSHDPEHYETGARVARELVQRLCEKPLSTDVILNVNVPDLPYESLRGFRTTRLGHRHKAEPVVKTKDPRGKTIYWVGPAGAEQDAGPGTDFHAVREGFVSVTPLQVDLTRHDALDSIKSWLVEM; encoded by the coding sequence ATGAAGATCCTGCTGAGCAATGACGATGGCTATCAGGCGCCTGGGCTGCAGGCCCTGGCGGAACGCCTTTCCGAGTTGGGAGAGATTCTGGTAGTGGCGCCCGAGCGGGACCGTAGCGGGGCCAGCAATTCCCTCACCCTCGATCATCCATTACGTCCGCGAACCATGGACAATGGTTTTATCCGTGTCGATGGCACGCCGACGGATTGTGTGCATCTTGCCATCACCGGTTTGCTGCATGAAGAGCCTGACATCGTGGTGTCGGGGATTAATTCCGGTGCCAATATGGGGGATGACGTGCTCTATTCAGGCACCGTGGCGGCGGCAACCGAGGGGCGTTTTCTCGGACTGCCGGCTGTTGCCGTCTCGATGAACTCCCATGATCCTGAACACTATGAAACCGGAGCGCGGGTGGCGCGGGAACTGGTGCAGCGGCTTTGCGAGAAACCGCTCTCAACGGATGTGATCCTCAACGTGAATGTGCCGGATCTGCCTTATGAATCGTTACGGGGTTTTCGCACCACCCGGCTTGGTCACCGTCACAAGGCGGAACCCGTGGTAAAGACCAAGGATCCCCGTGGAAAGACCATCTATTGGGTCGGACCCGCCGGTGCCGAGCAGGATGCAGGACCAGGTACGGATTTTCACGCCGTGCGGGAGGGCTTTGTCTCGGTCACCCCGCTGCAGGTGGATCTGACCCGGCATGACGCTTTGGACAGTATCAAAAGCTGGCTGGTGGAGATGTGA